Proteins found in one Aethina tumida isolate Nest 87 chromosome 1, icAetTumi1.1, whole genome shotgun sequence genomic segment:
- the LOC109609659 gene encoding uncharacterized protein LOC109609659 isoform X2 produces the protein MFAFSVLVCGVGFALVRSQPAPVDYYTTKYDRVDVDAILNNRRLVNYYSACMLSQGPCPPDGLEFKRILPDALKTNCMRCTEKQKFLTVRTVKRLRKEYPKVWKQLEALWDPDGIYINKFLNSVDRPTAATPAPAVLISNRFGDYNETNEIVGSASANSNTFSSDTPLGAGTTTRAPSTTRATTTSRATTTTRATTTARTTTTTSTTRATSTASTTPTNKINTKPTTSTRPTRVVGTNLQATDNLIKAIEKMVSEIYRYKMQYISRLLTVNGR, from the exons ATGTTTGCGTTCAGCGTCCTAGTATGCGGCGTCGGGTTCGCCCTAGTGCGCTCGCAGCCCGCCCCCGTCGACTATTACACCACCAAGTACGATCGCGTCGACGTCGACGCTATATTGAACAATAGGCGGTTGGTGAACTATTATAGCGCCTGCATGTTGTCCCAGGGACCATGTCCGCCCGATGGGCTCGAATTTAAAC GAATCCTGCCGGACGCGCTCAAGACGAACTGCATGCGATGCACCGAAAAGCAGAAGTTCCTGACCGTTCGCACGGTGAAACGGCTCAGGAAAGAGTACCCCAAGGTGTGGAAGCAGTTGGAGGCACTGTGGGACCCGGACGGCATCTACATCAACAAATTCCTAAACTCAGTCGACCGCCCCACGGCGGCCACGCCCGCCCCCGCCGTCCTGATCAGCAACCGCTTCGGCGACTACAACGAGACCAACGAGATCGTCGGCTCGGCGTCCGCCAACTCCAACACCTTCAGTTCGGACACGCCCCTGGGCGCCGGTACCACCACCCGGGCCCCGAGTACCACCCGCGCCACCACGACCTCCCGTGCCACCACGACCACCCGTGCCACCACAACCGCCCGTACCACAACGACCACCAGCACCACCCGTGCAACTAGCACAGCCAGTACTACCcctactaataaaattaacaccaAGCCAACAACTTCAACACGGCCTACACGTGTTGTTGGCACTAATCTGCAGGCGACG GACAATCTAATCAAGGCCATAGAAAAAATGGTATCCGAAATATACAGATACAAAATGCAGTATATTAGTAGACTTCTAACAGTTAACGGAAGGTAG
- the LOC109609659 gene encoding uncharacterized protein LOC109609659 isoform X1, with amino-acid sequence MFAFSVLVCGVGFALVRSQPAPVDYYTTKYDRVDVDAILNNRRLVNYYSACMLSQGPCPPDGLEFKRILPDALKTNCMRCTEKQKFLTVRTVKRLRKEYPKVWKQLEALWDPDGIYINKFLNSVDRPTAATPAPAVLISNRFGDYNETNEIVGSASANSNTFSSDTPLGAGTTTRAPSTTRATTTSRATTTTRATTTARTTTTTSTTRATSTASTTPTNKINTKPTTSTRPTRVVGTNLQATVSLGTNLVGGFVRQLGNIGVKVIGTGVQITEMVLKGVQAAVSPIR; translated from the exons ATGTTTGCGTTCAGCGTCCTAGTATGCGGCGTCGGGTTCGCCCTAGTGCGCTCGCAGCCCGCCCCCGTCGACTATTACACCACCAAGTACGATCGCGTCGACGTCGACGCTATATTGAACAATAGGCGGTTGGTGAACTATTATAGCGCCTGCATGTTGTCCCAGGGACCATGTCCGCCCGATGGGCTCGAATTTAAAC GAATCCTGCCGGACGCGCTCAAGACGAACTGCATGCGATGCACCGAAAAGCAGAAGTTCCTGACCGTTCGCACGGTGAAACGGCTCAGGAAAGAGTACCCCAAGGTGTGGAAGCAGTTGGAGGCACTGTGGGACCCGGACGGCATCTACATCAACAAATTCCTAAACTCAGTCGACCGCCCCACGGCGGCCACGCCCGCCCCCGCCGTCCTGATCAGCAACCGCTTCGGCGACTACAACGAGACCAACGAGATCGTCGGCTCGGCGTCCGCCAACTCCAACACCTTCAGTTCGGACACGCCCCTGGGCGCCGGTACCACCACCCGGGCCCCGAGTACCACCCGCGCCACCACGACCTCCCGTGCCACCACGACCACCCGTGCCACCACAACCGCCCGTACCACAACGACCACCAGCACCACCCGTGCAACTAGCACAGCCAGTACTACCcctactaataaaattaacaccaAGCCAACAACTTCAACACGGCCTACACGTGTTGTTGGCACTAATCTGCAGGCGACGGTGAGTCTGGGTACTAATTTGGTGGGGGGTTTCGTTAGGCAACTGGGCAATATCGGGGTTAAAGTTATCGGTACTGGAGTGCAGATCACCGAGATGGTGCTGAAGGGCGTCCAGGCCGCCGTCAGTCCCATACGGTAA
- the LOC109609630 gene encoding ejaculatory bulb-specific protein 3-like produces the protein MSRTFVLLYLLSIYLHSGDGAAKRIVRQLTYTTKYDNFDVDAVLNNQRLLRSYANCLLDKGSCTAEGKELKKYIPDALETECSKCNAAQKRIAERILSTLLLNYHDIWDELLAKYDSDGIFLAKYQIPADYDYSILDLA, from the exons ATGTCGCGAACGTTCGTgcttctttatttattatcaatatatttacattcgGGTGACGGGGCAGCGAAAAGAATTGTGCGCCAATTAACCTACACAACCAAATACGATAATTTCGACGTGGATGCTGTGCTGAATAATCAGCGTTTGTTGAGGAGCTACGCCAATTGTTTGTTGGACAAAGGATCATGCACGGCGGAAGGCAAAGAACTGAAAA agtACATACCTGACGCTTTGGAGACGGAATGCAGCAAATGCAATGCGGCACAAAAGAGAATAGCGGAAAGGATATTGAGTACTTTGTTACTGAATTATCACGATATATGGGATGAGTTGCTCGCCAAATATGATTCTGATGGAATATTTCTTGCTAAATACCAAATACCTGCGGATTACGACTATTCAATTTTGGATCTTGCATAG
- the LOC109609642 gene encoding PC4 and SFRS1-interacting protein isoform X3 produces the protein MGGTAENIGDTQDKVKDDTRRVDQETGFWEGQWAKFQNANLSVYDESEQEDSDLDENEKIRPCEAGDRIIVKMKGLPAWPAKIKSKNGDKFIIEYYGTYKRKEVLAEHIFYPYKEHKHLMVRRPKIKIYKRAIQEIEAEIKAYEEYLKRVKEENMKLEKTFNAGDKVFAKIKGYPPWPAHVQAKEGKKYKVKFFGTGEIGSIKPEDLFYFNKHKATMKKTLKRKEYNDAFMEIEEAILKAGGDGSEAVEGNTDSTKEPETEEKPSEIPKKNKRKRVDSDSNPVPAKVPHISADTSVAAVNDDNAAVENDKQHLKGDIDKEEENPVENTNAENKEAETNQQHEQTEQEKTELNDSVDTDKGQNKSLNDTDDMDSPNESQTAPETENEAEKPSTEENAGVSSPIEDKVTPRSLNILTEAELQRLNLYAEYAAKESEKLNGIKATILPAGKFKTEYDRAVFEGELASKMLEEKKNIERSGLVKENDYIVQDLKLSEDDIIEKINEKDINKNKLRLKKLKDERRLVEIEDAVKNCLGMDNVNVRKALDFLDEMQTLDIDYISLLKHYSVTEMIKRLRTYVGNYKVWNLSEESLNAFRADAQKVRERADKIYKWFQTMFPETNYEKFWDYFTDTLNKFSKDCVDMDFTEAEFITITSHPKSRDTFLTRLEEKDMNAALTEENPKETEKENSSDVANEK, from the exons ATGGGAGGTACAGCAGAAAACAT TGGTGACACGCAGGATAAAGTTAAAGATGATACCCGTCGTGTAGACCAGGAGACTGGCTTTTGGGAAGGTCAGTGGGCCAAATTCCAAAATGCCAATCTATCTGTATACGACGAAAGTGAACAGGA GGATAGCGATCTAGatgaaaatgagaaaataagGCCATGCGAAGCTGGTGAtagaattattgtaaaaatgaagGGATTACCAGCATGGCCAGCGAAA attaagtCAAAAAATggtgacaaatttattatcgAGTATTATGGGACATACAAGAG gaaAGAAGTTTTGGCTGAACACATATTCTACCCCTATAAAGAACACAAACATTTGATGGTACGAAGacccaaaataaaaatttacaagcgAGCTATTCAGGAGATCGAGGCCGAAATAAAGGCATATGAAGAATACCTTAAAAGa GTTAAGGAAGAAAACATGAAGCTTGAGAAGACGTTTAATGCCGGCGATAAAGTATTTGCAAAAATAAAGGGGTATCCGCCATGGCCTGCACAT GTACAAGCAAAGGAAggaaaaaagtacaaagtCAAATTTTTTGGCACTGGAGAAAT TGGTTCCATTAAGCCAGAGGATTTATTCTATTTCAATAAACATAAGGCCACAATGAAGAAGACTCTCAAGAGGAAGGAGTACAATGATGCCTTCATGGAGATTGAAGAGGCTATCCTTAAGGCTGGTGGTGATGGGTCTGAAGCTGTTGAAGGAAATACAGATTCGACAAAG gaacCTGAAACTGAGGAAAAGCCTAGTGAGATCCCCAAAAAAAATAAGAGGAAGAGGGTAGACTCAGATTCTAATCCAGTCCCTGCTAAGGTGCCACACATATCCGCTGAca caTCTGTCGCTGCAGTAAATGATGATAATGCTGCAGTAGAAAATGATAAGCAACACTTAAAGGGTGATATTGACAAGGAAGAAGAAAATCCTGTCGAGAACACCAATGCTGAAAACAAAGAAGCAGAGACAAATCAGCAGCATGAACAAACTGAACAAGAAAAGACAGAATTGAATGATTCTGTAGATACAGACAAAGGACAAAATAAGTCACTAAATGATACTGATGACATGGACAGTCCAAATGAAAGCCAAACTGCACCAGAGACTGAAAATGAGGCGGAAAAGCCAAGTACTGAAGAAAATGCAGGAGTGTCAAG tccCATTGAGGATAAAGTGACTCCTCGTTCTTTGAATATACTTACAGAGGCTGAATTACAACGTTTAAACCTTTAT gcgGAATATGCTGCCAAAGAATCAGAAAAACTAAatg GAATAAAGGCCACAATTTTACCCGCTGGTAAGTTTAAAACCGAGTATGATCGGGCCGTTTTCGAAGGAGAACTAGCTTCTAAGATGttagaagaaaagaaaaatatagagAGGTCCGGTTTAGTGAAGGAAAACGACTATATTGTACAAGATTTGAAGCTGAGCGAGGATGATATTATTGAGAAGATTAATGAGAAagatattaacaaaaacaaactacgattgaagaaattaaaggACGAACGTAGATTAGTCGAAATAGAAGATGCTGTGAAAAATTGCCTGGGCATGGATAATGTCAATGTACGTAAAGCTCTCGACTTCTTGGACGAAATGCAAACGCTGGACATCGATTACATTTCATTGTTGAAACATTACTCCGTAACGGAAATGATTAAACGCTTGCGCACCTACGTTGGCAATTACAAGGTTTGGAATCTGTCGGAGGAGTCGCTAAATGCTTTCCGGGCAGATGCTCAGAAAGTCAGGGAGAGAGCCGACAAGATATATAAATGGTTCCAA acCATGTTTCCGGAGACAAACTATGAGAAGTTCTGGGATTACTTCACTGACACACTTAACAAGTTTTCTAAGGATTGTGTCGATATGGATTTCACCGAAGCCGAATTCATCACGATTACGTCTCATCCAA agTCACGTGACACTTTTTTGACTCGACTGGAAGAGAAGGATATGAATGCCGCATTAACTGAAGAAAATCCAAAAGAAACTGAAaag gAAAATTCTAGCGATGTTGCGAATGAAAAGTAA
- the LOC109609642 gene encoding lens epithelium-derived growth factor isoform X1: MGGTAENIGDTQDKVKDDTRRVDQETGFWEGQWAKFQNANLSVYDESEQEDSDLDENEKIRPCEAGDRIIVKMKGLPAWPAKIKSKNGDKFIIEYYGTYKRKEVLAEHIFYPYKEHKHLMVRRPKIKIYKRAIQEIEAEIKAYEEYLKRVKEENMKLEKTFNAGDKVFAKIKGYPPWPAHVQAKEGKKYKVKFFGTGEIGSIKPEDLFYFNKHKATMKKTLKRKEYNDAFMEIEEAILKAGGDGSEAVEGNTDSTKEPETEEKPSEIPKKNKRKRVDSDSNPVPAKVPHISADTSVAAVNDDNAAVENDKQHLKGDIDKEEENPVENTNAENKEAETNQQHEQTEQEKTELNDSVDTDKGQNKSLNDTDDMDSPNESQTAPETENEAEKPSTEENAGVSSPIEDKVTPRSLNILTEAELQRLNLYAEYAAKESEKLNEKTPELPIMDYNLSILPVKLNNDVYAGIKATILPAGKFKTEYDRAVFEGELASKMLEEKKNIERSGLVKENDYIVQDLKLSEDDIIEKINEKDINKNKLRLKKLKDERRLVEIEDAVKNCLGMDNVNVRKALDFLDEMQTLDIDYISLLKHYSVTEMIKRLRTYVGNYKVWNLSEESLNAFRADAQKVRERADKIYKWFQTMFPETNYEKFWDYFTDTLNKFSKDCVDMDFTEAEFITITSHPKSRDTFLTRLEEKDMNAALTEENPKETEKENSSDVANEK; encoded by the exons ATGGGAGGTACAGCAGAAAACAT TGGTGACACGCAGGATAAAGTTAAAGATGATACCCGTCGTGTAGACCAGGAGACTGGCTTTTGGGAAGGTCAGTGGGCCAAATTCCAAAATGCCAATCTATCTGTATACGACGAAAGTGAACAGGA GGATAGCGATCTAGatgaaaatgagaaaataagGCCATGCGAAGCTGGTGAtagaattattgtaaaaatgaagGGATTACCAGCATGGCCAGCGAAA attaagtCAAAAAATggtgacaaatttattatcgAGTATTATGGGACATACAAGAG gaaAGAAGTTTTGGCTGAACACATATTCTACCCCTATAAAGAACACAAACATTTGATGGTACGAAGacccaaaataaaaatttacaagcgAGCTATTCAGGAGATCGAGGCCGAAATAAAGGCATATGAAGAATACCTTAAAAGa GTTAAGGAAGAAAACATGAAGCTTGAGAAGACGTTTAATGCCGGCGATAAAGTATTTGCAAAAATAAAGGGGTATCCGCCATGGCCTGCACAT GTACAAGCAAAGGAAggaaaaaagtacaaagtCAAATTTTTTGGCACTGGAGAAAT TGGTTCCATTAAGCCAGAGGATTTATTCTATTTCAATAAACATAAGGCCACAATGAAGAAGACTCTCAAGAGGAAGGAGTACAATGATGCCTTCATGGAGATTGAAGAGGCTATCCTTAAGGCTGGTGGTGATGGGTCTGAAGCTGTTGAAGGAAATACAGATTCGACAAAG gaacCTGAAACTGAGGAAAAGCCTAGTGAGATCCCCAAAAAAAATAAGAGGAAGAGGGTAGACTCAGATTCTAATCCAGTCCCTGCTAAGGTGCCACACATATCCGCTGAca caTCTGTCGCTGCAGTAAATGATGATAATGCTGCAGTAGAAAATGATAAGCAACACTTAAAGGGTGATATTGACAAGGAAGAAGAAAATCCTGTCGAGAACACCAATGCTGAAAACAAAGAAGCAGAGACAAATCAGCAGCATGAACAAACTGAACAAGAAAAGACAGAATTGAATGATTCTGTAGATACAGACAAAGGACAAAATAAGTCACTAAATGATACTGATGACATGGACAGTCCAAATGAAAGCCAAACTGCACCAGAGACTGAAAATGAGGCGGAAAAGCCAAGTACTGAAGAAAATGCAGGAGTGTCAAG tccCATTGAGGATAAAGTGACTCCTCGTTCTTTGAATATACTTACAGAGGCTGAATTACAACGTTTAAACCTTTAT gcgGAATATGCTGCCAAAGAATCAGAAAAACTAAatg AAAAAACTCCAGAACTCCCCATAATGGATTACAACTTAAGTATTCTacctgtaaaattaaataacgatGTGTACGCAGGAATAAAGGCCACAATTTTACCCGCTGGTAAGTTTAAAACCGAGTATGATCGGGCCGTTTTCGAAGGAGAACTAGCTTCTAAGATGttagaagaaaagaaaaatatagagAGGTCCGGTTTAGTGAAGGAAAACGACTATATTGTACAAGATTTGAAGCTGAGCGAGGATGATATTATTGAGAAGATTAATGAGAAagatattaacaaaaacaaactacgattgaagaaattaaaggACGAACGTAGATTAGTCGAAATAGAAGATGCTGTGAAAAATTGCCTGGGCATGGATAATGTCAATGTACGTAAAGCTCTCGACTTCTTGGACGAAATGCAAACGCTGGACATCGATTACATTTCATTGTTGAAACATTACTCCGTAACGGAAATGATTAAACGCTTGCGCACCTACGTTGGCAATTACAAGGTTTGGAATCTGTCGGAGGAGTCGCTAAATGCTTTCCGGGCAGATGCTCAGAAAGTCAGGGAGAGAGCCGACAAGATATATAAATGGTTCCAA acCATGTTTCCGGAGACAAACTATGAGAAGTTCTGGGATTACTTCACTGACACACTTAACAAGTTTTCTAAGGATTGTGTCGATATGGATTTCACCGAAGCCGAATTCATCACGATTACGTCTCATCCAA agTCACGTGACACTTTTTTGACTCGACTGGAAGAGAAGGATATGAATGCCGCATTAACTGAAGAAAATCCAAAAGAAACTGAAaag gAAAATTCTAGCGATGTTGCGAATGAAAAGTAA
- the LOC109609642 gene encoding lens epithelium-derived growth factor isoform X2 produces the protein MGGTAENIGDTQDKVKDDTRRVDQETGFWEGQWAKFQNANLSVYDESEQEDSDLDENEKIRPCEAGDRIIVKMKGLPAWPAKIKSKNGDKFIIEYYGTYKRKEVLAEHIFYPYKEHKHLMVRRPKIKIYKRAIQEIEAEIKAYEEYLKRVKEENMKLEKTFNAGDKVFAKIKGYPPWPAHVQAKEGKKYKVKFFGTGEIGSIKPEDLFYFNKHKATMKKTLKRKEYNDAFMEIEEAILKAGGDGSEAVEGNTDSTKEPETEEKPSEIPKKNKRKRVDSDSNPVPAKVPHISADINDDNAAVENDKQHLKGDIDKEEENPVENTNAENKEAETNQQHEQTEQEKTELNDSVDTDKGQNKSLNDTDDMDSPNESQTAPETENEAEKPSTEENAGVSSPIEDKVTPRSLNILTEAELQRLNLYAEYAAKESEKLNEKTPELPIMDYNLSILPVKLNNDVYAGIKATILPAGKFKTEYDRAVFEGELASKMLEEKKNIERSGLVKENDYIVQDLKLSEDDIIEKINEKDINKNKLRLKKLKDERRLVEIEDAVKNCLGMDNVNVRKALDFLDEMQTLDIDYISLLKHYSVTEMIKRLRTYVGNYKVWNLSEESLNAFRADAQKVRERADKIYKWFQTMFPETNYEKFWDYFTDTLNKFSKDCVDMDFTEAEFITITSHPKSRDTFLTRLEEKDMNAALTEENPKETEKENSSDVANEK, from the exons ATGGGAGGTACAGCAGAAAACAT TGGTGACACGCAGGATAAAGTTAAAGATGATACCCGTCGTGTAGACCAGGAGACTGGCTTTTGGGAAGGTCAGTGGGCCAAATTCCAAAATGCCAATCTATCTGTATACGACGAAAGTGAACAGGA GGATAGCGATCTAGatgaaaatgagaaaataagGCCATGCGAAGCTGGTGAtagaattattgtaaaaatgaagGGATTACCAGCATGGCCAGCGAAA attaagtCAAAAAATggtgacaaatttattatcgAGTATTATGGGACATACAAGAG gaaAGAAGTTTTGGCTGAACACATATTCTACCCCTATAAAGAACACAAACATTTGATGGTACGAAGacccaaaataaaaatttacaagcgAGCTATTCAGGAGATCGAGGCCGAAATAAAGGCATATGAAGAATACCTTAAAAGa GTTAAGGAAGAAAACATGAAGCTTGAGAAGACGTTTAATGCCGGCGATAAAGTATTTGCAAAAATAAAGGGGTATCCGCCATGGCCTGCACAT GTACAAGCAAAGGAAggaaaaaagtacaaagtCAAATTTTTTGGCACTGGAGAAAT TGGTTCCATTAAGCCAGAGGATTTATTCTATTTCAATAAACATAAGGCCACAATGAAGAAGACTCTCAAGAGGAAGGAGTACAATGATGCCTTCATGGAGATTGAAGAGGCTATCCTTAAGGCTGGTGGTGATGGGTCTGAAGCTGTTGAAGGAAATACAGATTCGACAAAG gaacCTGAAACTGAGGAAAAGCCTAGTGAGATCCCCAAAAAAAATAAGAGGAAGAGGGTAGACTCAGATTCTAATCCAGTCCCTGCTAAGGTGCCACACATATCCGCTGAca TAAATGATGATAATGCTGCAGTAGAAAATGATAAGCAACACTTAAAGGGTGATATTGACAAGGAAGAAGAAAATCCTGTCGAGAACACCAATGCTGAAAACAAAGAAGCAGAGACAAATCAGCAGCATGAACAAACTGAACAAGAAAAGACAGAATTGAATGATTCTGTAGATACAGACAAAGGACAAAATAAGTCACTAAATGATACTGATGACATGGACAGTCCAAATGAAAGCCAAACTGCACCAGAGACTGAAAATGAGGCGGAAAAGCCAAGTACTGAAGAAAATGCAGGAGTGTCAAG tccCATTGAGGATAAAGTGACTCCTCGTTCTTTGAATATACTTACAGAGGCTGAATTACAACGTTTAAACCTTTAT gcgGAATATGCTGCCAAAGAATCAGAAAAACTAAatg AAAAAACTCCAGAACTCCCCATAATGGATTACAACTTAAGTATTCTacctgtaaaattaaataacgatGTGTACGCAGGAATAAAGGCCACAATTTTACCCGCTGGTAAGTTTAAAACCGAGTATGATCGGGCCGTTTTCGAAGGAGAACTAGCTTCTAAGATGttagaagaaaagaaaaatatagagAGGTCCGGTTTAGTGAAGGAAAACGACTATATTGTACAAGATTTGAAGCTGAGCGAGGATGATATTATTGAGAAGATTAATGAGAAagatattaacaaaaacaaactacgattgaagaaattaaaggACGAACGTAGATTAGTCGAAATAGAAGATGCTGTGAAAAATTGCCTGGGCATGGATAATGTCAATGTACGTAAAGCTCTCGACTTCTTGGACGAAATGCAAACGCTGGACATCGATTACATTTCATTGTTGAAACATTACTCCGTAACGGAAATGATTAAACGCTTGCGCACCTACGTTGGCAATTACAAGGTTTGGAATCTGTCGGAGGAGTCGCTAAATGCTTTCCGGGCAGATGCTCAGAAAGTCAGGGAGAGAGCCGACAAGATATATAAATGGTTCCAA acCATGTTTCCGGAGACAAACTATGAGAAGTTCTGGGATTACTTCACTGACACACTTAACAAGTTTTCTAAGGATTGTGTCGATATGGATTTCACCGAAGCCGAATTCATCACGATTACGTCTCATCCAA agTCACGTGACACTTTTTTGACTCGACTGGAAGAGAAGGATATGAATGCCGCATTAACTGAAGAAAATCCAAAAGAAACTGAAaag gAAAATTCTAGCGATGTTGCGAATGAAAAGTAA
- the LOC109609642 gene encoding PC4 and SFRS1-interacting protein isoform X4, with the protein MKLEKTFNAGDKVFAKIKGYPPWPAHVQAKEGKKYKVKFFGTGEIGSIKPEDLFYFNKHKATMKKTLKRKEYNDAFMEIEEAILKAGGDGSEAVEGNTDSTKEPETEEKPSEIPKKNKRKRVDSDSNPVPAKVPHISADTSVAAVNDDNAAVENDKQHLKGDIDKEEENPVENTNAENKEAETNQQHEQTEQEKTELNDSVDTDKGQNKSLNDTDDMDSPNESQTAPETENEAEKPSTEENAGVSSPIEDKVTPRSLNILTEAELQRLNLYAEYAAKESEKLNEKTPELPIMDYNLSILPVKLNNDVYAGIKATILPAGKFKTEYDRAVFEGELASKMLEEKKNIERSGLVKENDYIVQDLKLSEDDIIEKINEKDINKNKLRLKKLKDERRLVEIEDAVKNCLGMDNVNVRKALDFLDEMQTLDIDYISLLKHYSVTEMIKRLRTYVGNYKVWNLSEESLNAFRADAQKVRERADKIYKWFQTMFPETNYEKFWDYFTDTLNKFSKDCVDMDFTEAEFITITSHPKSRDTFLTRLEEKDMNAALTEENPKETEKENSSDVANEK; encoded by the exons ATGAAGCTTGAGAAGACGTTTAATGCCGGCGATAAAGTATTTGCAAAAATAAAGGGGTATCCGCCATGGCCTGCACAT GTACAAGCAAAGGAAggaaaaaagtacaaagtCAAATTTTTTGGCACTGGAGAAAT TGGTTCCATTAAGCCAGAGGATTTATTCTATTTCAATAAACATAAGGCCACAATGAAGAAGACTCTCAAGAGGAAGGAGTACAATGATGCCTTCATGGAGATTGAAGAGGCTATCCTTAAGGCTGGTGGTGATGGGTCTGAAGCTGTTGAAGGAAATACAGATTCGACAAAG gaacCTGAAACTGAGGAAAAGCCTAGTGAGATCCCCAAAAAAAATAAGAGGAAGAGGGTAGACTCAGATTCTAATCCAGTCCCTGCTAAGGTGCCACACATATCCGCTGAca caTCTGTCGCTGCAGTAAATGATGATAATGCTGCAGTAGAAAATGATAAGCAACACTTAAAGGGTGATATTGACAAGGAAGAAGAAAATCCTGTCGAGAACACCAATGCTGAAAACAAAGAAGCAGAGACAAATCAGCAGCATGAACAAACTGAACAAGAAAAGACAGAATTGAATGATTCTGTAGATACAGACAAAGGACAAAATAAGTCACTAAATGATACTGATGACATGGACAGTCCAAATGAAAGCCAAACTGCACCAGAGACTGAAAATGAGGCGGAAAAGCCAAGTACTGAAGAAAATGCAGGAGTGTCAAG tccCATTGAGGATAAAGTGACTCCTCGTTCTTTGAATATACTTACAGAGGCTGAATTACAACGTTTAAACCTTTAT gcgGAATATGCTGCCAAAGAATCAGAAAAACTAAatg AAAAAACTCCAGAACTCCCCATAATGGATTACAACTTAAGTATTCTacctgtaaaattaaataacgatGTGTACGCAGGAATAAAGGCCACAATTTTACCCGCTGGTAAGTTTAAAACCGAGTATGATCGGGCCGTTTTCGAAGGAGAACTAGCTTCTAAGATGttagaagaaaagaaaaatatagagAGGTCCGGTTTAGTGAAGGAAAACGACTATATTGTACAAGATTTGAAGCTGAGCGAGGATGATATTATTGAGAAGATTAATGAGAAagatattaacaaaaacaaactacgattgaagaaattaaaggACGAACGTAGATTAGTCGAAATAGAAGATGCTGTGAAAAATTGCCTGGGCATGGATAATGTCAATGTACGTAAAGCTCTCGACTTCTTGGACGAAATGCAAACGCTGGACATCGATTACATTTCATTGTTGAAACATTACTCCGTAACGGAAATGATTAAACGCTTGCGCACCTACGTTGGCAATTACAAGGTTTGGAATCTGTCGGAGGAGTCGCTAAATGCTTTCCGGGCAGATGCTCAGAAAGTCAGGGAGAGAGCCGACAAGATATATAAATGGTTCCAA acCATGTTTCCGGAGACAAACTATGAGAAGTTCTGGGATTACTTCACTGACACACTTAACAAGTTTTCTAAGGATTGTGTCGATATGGATTTCACCGAAGCCGAATTCATCACGATTACGTCTCATCCAA agTCACGTGACACTTTTTTGACTCGACTGGAAGAGAAGGATATGAATGCCGCATTAACTGAAGAAAATCCAAAAGAAACTGAAaag gAAAATTCTAGCGATGTTGCGAATGAAAAGTAA
- the LOC109609649 gene encoding uncharacterized protein LOC109609649 — protein MNEDNYPPTMQNTVNVLDFKIIELEEAVVEVDYVLDPGNTCHRMIMDYISYLKTYVIPDMNYCLRQNIDKLDEGHFSQETLREFRENTQRLWLRADKIHREVTLLYQKIGPVQCVDTNVTVTRPSTPRSVSIHTSDLEDADLSTTEELNDSEKLVL, from the exons ATGAATGAAGACAATTATCCGCCCACCATGCAAAACACCGTCAATGTTCTCGATTTCAAAATAATCGAACTGGAAGAAGCTGTCGTGGAAGTAGATTACGTTCTTGATCCGGGGAATACATGCCACAGGATGATTATGGATTACATCTCATACCTCAAAACTTACGTAATACCGGACATGAATTACTGTTTGCgtcaaaatattgataagCTTGACGAGGGGCATTTTTCACAAGAAACGCTACGTGAGTTTAGAGAGAACACTCAGAGACTCTGGCTGCGGGCAGATAAGATCCACAGAGAGGTTACC TTACTCTACCAGAAGATTGGACCTGTACAGTGCGTTGACACGAATGTCACTGTCACAAGGCCAAGTACCCCTCGTTCAG TGTCCATACACACATCTGACCTGGAAGACGCCGATTTGTCCACTACAGAAGAACTAAATGATAGTGAAAAACTAGTATTATAA